From the Lolium rigidum isolate FL_2022 chromosome 2, APGP_CSIRO_Lrig_0.1, whole genome shotgun sequence genome, one window contains:
- the LOC124686254 gene encoding serine carboxypeptidase 3 gives MATAPRLLLLLVVCLAAGAAVDGLRLPPDASFPAAQAERLIRALNLLPKESGRNAGVSGADVVPGQLLERRVTLPGLPEGVADLGHHAGYYRLPNTHDARMFYFFFESRGKKEDPVVIWLTGGPGCSSELAVFYENGPFTIANNMSLVWNKFGWDKISNIIFVDQPTGTGFSYSSDDRDTRHDETGVSNDLYSFLQVFFKKHPEFVKNDFFITGESYAGHYIPAFASRVHQGNKAKEGIHINFKGFAIGNGLTDPAIQYKAYTDYALDMNLIQKSDYERINKFIPPCEFAIKLCGTNGKSSCMAAYMVCNSIFNSIMKLVGTKNYYDVRKECEGKLCYDFSNMEKFFGDKAVRQAIGVGDIEFVSCSTSVYQAMLTDWMRNLEVGIPALLEDGINVLIYAGEYDLICNWLGNSRWVHSMEWSGQKDFASSAESTFLVDDAQAGVLKSHGALSFLKVHNAGHMVPMDQPKAALEMLRRFTQGKLKEPVVPEEETSTFYAAM, from the exons ATGGCGACGGCcccacgcctcctcctcctgctcgtggTCTGCctggccgccggcgccgcggTGGACGGGCTCCGGCTGCCCCCCGACGCAAGCTTCCCGGCGGCGCAGGCGGAGCGGCTCATCCGCGCGCTCAACCTGCTCCCCAAGGAGTCCGGCCGCAACGCCGGCGTTTCCGGAGCGGATGTGGTGCCCGGGCAGCTGCTGGAGCGCCGGGTCACGCTGCCGGGGCTCCCCGAGGGCGTCGCCGACCTCGGCCACCACGCCGGATACTACCGCCTCCCCAACACCCACGACGCCAG GATGTTCTACTTCTTCTTCGAGTCGAGGGGCAAGAAGGAGGACCCCGTCGTGATCTGGCTCACCGGAGGCCCCGGCTGCAGCAGCGAGCTCGCCGTCTTCTACGAGAACGGGCCCTTCACCATCGCCAACAACATGTCCCTCGTCTGGAACAAGTTCGGATGGGACAAG ATTTCAAACATAATATTTGTCGATCAGCCCACTGGAACTGGCTTTAGCTACAGCTCCGATGACCGTGATACTCGTCATGATGAGACAGGGGTCAGCAACGACCTCTATAGCTTTCTCCAG GTTTTCTTCAAGAAGCACCCTGAGTTTGTAAAGAACGACTTCTTTATAACCGGAGAATCTTATGCTGGGCACTACATTCCAGCGTTTGCAAGTCGCGTTCACCAAGGAAATAAAGCAAAGGAGGGCATTCACATAAATTTCAAG GGTTTTGCAATTGGTAATGGCCTCACGGATCCAGCAATCCAGTACAAAGCCTACACAGACTATGCATTGGACATGAACCTTATTCAGAAGTCTGACTATGAAAGGATCAACAAGTTCATCCCACCATGTGAATTTGCTATTAAACTTTGTG GTACAAATGGGAAATCATCTTGTATGGCAGCATATATGGTCTGCAATTCTATTTTCAACTCCATCATGAAGCTTGTTGGGACAAAGAAT TACTATGATGTTAGGAAGGAGTGCGAAGGGAAACTTTGCTATGACTTCTCAAACATGGAGAAGTTCTTTGGTGATAAGGCAGTCAGACAGGCAATTGGAGTAGGAGATATTGAATTTGTCTCATGCAGCACTTCTGTTTATCAAGCAATGCTCACAGACTGGATGAGGAACTTGGAAGTCGGCATCCCAGCTCTGCTTGAAGATGGGATTAATGTGCTTATATATGCTGGGGAATATGACCTTATATGCAATTGGCTTG GAAACTCGAGGTGGGTCCACTCCATGGAGTGGTCTGGCCAGAAAGACTTTGCATCATCTGCTGAATCAACATTTTTAGTAGATGATGCCCAAGCTGGAGTGTTGAAGAGCCATGGGGCACTCAGTTTCCTCAAG GTCCACAATGCTGGCCACATGGTTCCGATGGACCAGCCGAAGGCTGCCCTCGAGATGCTGAGGAGATTCACACAAGGGAAACTCAAGGAGCCGGTTGTTCCGGAAGAAGAAACATCGACGTTTTACGCCGCGATGTGA